A section of the Triticum dicoccoides isolate Atlit2015 ecotype Zavitan chromosome 7A, WEW_v2.0, whole genome shotgun sequence genome encodes:
- the LOC119329036 gene encoding uncharacterized protein LOC119329036 — translation MEGADHLYPSIEPYDLAPPQLDDDATAAGGGGEARVCDPPVRWDEEPKEGTHICEQGVKDDREENDTEDHLSVVNIYESDDEMTTLKESGENVHSDCPLRQQTGIWVPPSVPPMTKHDHEEWQKGFVSNAGYFVEDEYKWDIDEDIREMTMWDVFAEMAVAGKDKLLSVASYDFGGHSMSLVSHFLLQAALEDNSQTIAEASVGSEHALLETEPTKWLPDSAAPSCMLCGARFHPVICSRHHCRFCGGIFCGGCSKGRSLMPPKFGTSDPQRVCDVCGVRLECIQPYLMSQISRACQLPTKDLTDLSTLRSWLNLPWAPTMEYEIYKAANSIHGYCKVGKLNPEKSIPDSILRQAKGLAIITVVKVGMMVTYKIGTGLVIARRADGSWSPPSAISTCGVGYGAQAGAELADFIIVLRNTDAIKTFSGNAHLSLGAGFGASAGHLGRVAEADFRAGDGGYAACYTYSCSKGAFVGCALNGSVVSTRNNENARFYGGPVKASEILLGSLAKPPAAATLYKALSTLFDKIGK, via the exons ATGGAGGGGGCCGATCACCTGTACCCCTCGATCGAGCCGTACGACCTCGCGCCCCCGCAGCTCGACGACGACGCCACCGCCGCGGGAGGCGGCGGTGAGGCTAGGGTTTGCGACCCGCCGGTGAGGTGGGACGAGGAGCCCAAGGAG GGAACCCACATATGCGAGCAAGGGGTAAAAGATGATCGTGAGGAAAATGACACGGAAGACCACCTTAGTGTTGTCAATATTTATGAGAGCGATGATGAAATGACCACCTTGAAGGAATCAGGAGAAAACGTCCATTCTGATTGCCCACTTCGTCAACAAACTGGCATCTGGGTACCTCCTTCTGTTCCACCGATGACAAAGCATGATCATGAGGAGTGGCAAAAGGGCTTTGTCTCAAATGCTGGCTACTTCGTAGAAGACGAATATAAGTGGGATATAGATGAAGACATTAGGGAGATGACAATGTGGGATGTGTTCGCTGAGATGGCTGTTGCAGGAAAAGATAAATTATTATCTGTTGCATCATATGATTTTGGGGGGCATAGCATGTCTCTAGTTTCACACTTCCTTCTTCAAGCGGCTTTGGAGGATAACTCTCAAACAATTGCAGAGGCCAGTGTTGGTTCTGAACATGCTCTGCTTGAGACAGAACCGACAAAGTGGTTGCCTGATAGTGCTGCTCCTTCTTGCATGCTTTGTGGAGCACGCTTCCATCCAGTAATTTGCTCTCGCCATCATTGTCGTTTTTGTGGTGGGATATTCTGTGGCGGCTGTTCAAAGGGTAGAAGCTTGATGCCTCCAAAATTCGGAACTTCAGATCCTCAAAGGGTCTGTGATGTTTGTGGAGTACGTCTTGAGTGTATTCAGCCTTACTTGATGAGCCAGATAAGTCGTGCTTGTCAACTTCCGACTAAAGATTTGACAGACCTGAGCACCTTGAGGTCATGGTTAAACCTCCCATGGGCACCAACGATGGAGTATGAGATATACAAGGCTGCAAATTCCATACATGGGTATTGTAAG GTTGGAAAGCTGAATccagagaagtccattcctgattcAATTCTTAGACAAGCAAAGGGGCTTGCTATAATTACTGTGGTAAAGGTTGGAATGATGGTCACGTACAAAATTGGTACTGGGCTGGTCATTGCTCGCAGAGCTGATGGTTCTTGGTCCCCTCCTTCAGCCATATCTACTTGTGGTGTTGGATATGGAGCTCAG GCTGGCGCTGAGTTAGCTGACTTCATCATTGTTCTGAGGAACACTGATGCAATTAAAACATTCAGTGGAAATGCACATCTGTCACTTGGTGCTGGTTTCGGTGCTTCTGCTGGTCATCTTGGAAGGGTGGCAGAGGCTGATTTCCGTGCCGGTGATGGAGGTTATGCTGCCTGTTACACATACAGTTGTAGCAAAG GCGCCTTTGTGGGATGCGCACTCAATGGAAGTGTAGTATCAACCCGAAACAACGAAAATGCCCGATTCTATGGCGGTCCAGTCAAGGCATCAGAAATCCTTCTTGGTTCACTGGCCAAGCCACCTGCCGCCGCCACTCTCTATAAAGCTCTATCCACACTGTTTGATAAGATCGGAAAATAG